The genomic interval AATCTGAATATAGTTTAAACCAAATCGTGTTAATCTATCCGCATGTTCTACAACAATACAGGTAATATCAGGATTTTTAAGTAATGCCTCGAGTTTAGGACGTTTATCATTTAATCCAGAAGCGCATTCTTTTATAACTTGTTGAACAATATAGCCTTTAGCGGCACAATAAGCTGTTAATCTTTCCGACTGAGAATCCAAGTTTTTCTTATTTTCAGCTGATGAAACACGGGCGTAACAAACAACATATTCAGGACGTAAATCAACTTCTGGAAGAAGAATTTTTCCAAATTCATCTTGATAGGCTTCAGTAATTTTTCCAGCTTTATAACGGTTCCATGCTGCGCGATATTTTATTCCATGTTCTTTTGCATACTCTTTTAGAGTTTTCATAACTCACCTGTTTAGTAGTATTTAGTATATATAAATACTATTAAATTCTATTTGTCAAGTGAATTTATCTAATACTCGATTATAAAGTTTTTAGAAAATTGATTCGAAGAAACCTTACAAGTCCCCCTTTTCTAAAGCTTTAAAAAAAGGGGGAATGTTTAGGCTTAATAAATCTATTCTCAACAAAAAACTTGATAATCGAATTATAAGATTTTATTCTATCAGATCCTAAATCCATTTTGTGACTTTATTAATCAAAATTTTTTTCTTGATTGGTTTTAAGATATAGTCATCAAAATCCTCCCATCCAGCCTTCAGTACAGTTTCATTTTCATTGTAATAAGCCGTCATTGCTATAATAGGAATTTTTTTATCTTTTTTCGTTTGACACTCCAGTTTTCTAATATTGTGTGCCGTTTCAAATCCGTTTATAGCCGGCATCATAATATCCATCAAAATCAAGTCATACGTATTATGTTTAAATAAATGAATTGCTTCTTGTCCGTTTTCAGCAGATTCTACACAATAATTGTTTCGTTCTAAATTC from Desulfobacterales bacterium carries:
- a CDS encoding IS607 family transposase: MKTLKEYAKEHGIKYRAAWNRYKAGKITEAYQDEFGKILLPEVDLRPEYVVCYARVSSAENKKNLDSQSERLTAYCAAKGYIVQQVIKECASGLNDKRPKLEALLKNPDITCIVVEHADRLTRFGLNYIQIFMASKGCRIEIINKAVNDKEDLMQDFVSLVTCFTARLYGLRRSKRKTEKLIKALENENNKSIENHDKLCNEKET